From a single Ignavibacteria bacterium genomic region:
- a CDS encoding histidine kinase, whose translation MIKPEMHPREAERLKELEEFSILDTMPEVEYDDITELASFICGTPISLVNLIDSNRQWFKSHFGIPFTEAPRELGMCSHAINHPGSIFIVPDARLDERFHDNPNVLANPPILFYAGVPLVTASGLPMGTLCVIDHEPRIISEQNVRALKILANQVVKLFELRKNKKVLDLTIDNLEERNSELEKFAFVAAHDIKSPLGSMSALSQMLLEEYSEKVDNEAKEMLQAIRWSADKLRSLVDGILEHSRSQGFIKLSKENLYLDNLLKETLALIPGAKGIELILPEPGSVILVNKTGLQQVLLNLISNGIKYNDSNRVQIEIGFSQSERYYHFFIKDNGRGISPQFKDKIFEIFTVLSTRDRFGGRGNGIGLATVKKLLEGMGGDIAVDSEPGRGTRFDFTISK comes from the coding sequence ATGATAAAACCTGAAATGCATCCCCGTGAAGCGGAAAGACTAAAAGAACTTGAAGAGTTCTCAATTCTTGATACGATGCCCGAGGTGGAATATGATGATATAACCGAACTTGCATCGTTCATCTGCGGAACTCCAATTTCTCTTGTTAATCTGATAGATTCAAACAGGCAGTGGTTCAAATCCCATTTTGGGATTCCATTCACCGAAGCACCCAGGGAACTCGGGATGTGCTCCCATGCGATTAATCATCCCGGATCAATTTTTATTGTTCCTGATGCAAGGCTGGATGAAAGGTTTCATGACAACCCAAATGTACTGGCAAATCCACCAATCCTCTTCTACGCAGGAGTACCATTGGTTACAGCGAGCGGGCTGCCAATGGGGACGCTTTGCGTTATTGATCACGAACCAAGAATAATAAGTGAGCAGAATGTAAGAGCTCTGAAAATTCTTGCAAATCAAGTGGTCAAATTATTTGAACTTAGGAAAAACAAAAAAGTACTCGACTTAACGATCGACAATTTGGAAGAAAGAAATTCCGAACTCGAGAAATTCGCATTCGTAGCGGCTCACGATATAAAATCACCTCTTGGGAGCATGTCGGCACTCTCACAGATGTTACTGGAGGAATACAGTGAAAAAGTGGATAATGAAGCCAAAGAGATGTTGCAAGCCATACGATGGTCGGCAGACAAACTGCGAAGTCTTGTTGATGGCATTCTCGAACACAGCAGATCTCAGGGGTTCATCAAACTGTCGAAGGAAAATCTATACCTCGACAACCTCCTCAAAGAGACGCTAGCTCTTATACCCGGAGCAAAAGGGATTGAACTTATTCTTCCCGAACCGGGCTCGGTAATACTGGTAAACAAGACGGGATTGCAGCAGGTCTTGCTGAATTTGATCTCGAATGGAATAAAATATAATGACAGCAACCGGGTTCAGATTGAAATCGGGTTCAGTCAGTCAGAAAGATATTATCACTTTTTTATCAAGGATAACGGGAGAGGTATTTCTCCTCAGTTTAAAGATAAAATCTTTGAGATTTTTACGGTTTTATCAACTCGCGACCGCTTTGGGGGAAGAGGGAACGGTATAGGACTTGCCACAGTGAAAAAGCTCTTGGAAGGGATGGGTGGCGATATTGCCGTGGATTCAGAACCCGGTAGAGGGACCCGATTCGATTTTACGATTTCCAAATAA